One window of Pelobates fuscus isolate aPelFus1 chromosome 9, aPelFus1.pri, whole genome shotgun sequence genomic DNA carries:
- the MRPS12 gene encoding small ribosomal subunit protein uS12m codes for MAGILSFASRSWQFGCSMLRVGVQVSQPLESRTMATLNQMHRAGKPKPNVHKLGPTFGCPQLKGVVLKTMIRKPKKPNSANRKCARVRLSNGKEVVCFIPGEGHNLQEHNIVLVEGGRTQDLPGVKLKVVRGKYDCAHVKKKN; via the coding sequence GTTGCTCCATGCTGCGTGTTGGTGTCCAGGTCTCTCAGCCCCTGGAATCTCGAACAATGGCAACCCTAAACCAGATGCACCGTGCTGGTAAGCCGAAGCCTAACGTTCACAAACTGGGACCCACGTTTGGCTGTCCGCAGCTCAAGGGTGTTGTACTGAAGACCATGATCCGAAAACCCAAGAAACCAAACTCTGCCAATCGCAAGTGCGCCCGTGTGCGTCTGAGCAATGGCAAGGAGGTGGTGTGCTTCATTCCTGGGGAGGGTCACAACCTCCAGGAACACAACATCGTACTGGTGGAAGGAGGACGCACACAGGATCTACCGGGAGTGAAGCTCAAAGTGGTTCGGGGAAAGTATGACTGTGCCcacgttaaaaagaaaaactag